Proteins found in one Seonamhaeicola sp. S2-3 genomic segment:
- a CDS encoding PKD domain-containing protein gives MPKILLYFLVFTFSFFGFSQQTKETDSLTRTATIKNTTHGNVVSFTPQTPELTQIAGAPKAFYTYHWEFGDGHYSKEKSPKHTYKNKGEYEVKLWATNNYDNGKPPTTRPKKITISNVTEDFEEVASMTEDFTLKRNREPVPDQEMVVILSYKNTKEYVTNGKIYLFYNELKYKNDNFELIETRTHHNEKDISNNGFAYTYNIDNENTYLASSNNDIVESALTLQDSTEKMNLPLTIQESQSIYKDWSLLEFDNMQPNEERNIFFSLKTTPEMVKDTSAIISVRGIYVPDSNYDNHKVKDMEMEIVTSHDPNKMSSNGTFMNYRLVRFKTLKYKIKFQNNGEGPARTIRLETDIPDMLDKSTLEVIDMYPKCDICPKKDVLYSCLDTTFTDKQAIFTFKNIYLPGSEQKNVKEYDSTKGFVKYKIKFAKDFHKKKTKSRTAIIFDKNEPIITNYSTTRFLPGISVGAKVGYNSFGNLNNSESYFIGATISPYKSYRWYWQVELMNNFHSYDANTNVTDEIIDDPQGFRFRQRTTTNTSYENIYWDIPILLRYNVNNYIGLGTGLQNTISVSEKQNQNISIEEFEGTDPDAPIMSSTKEQNSLSNSFTNLRTGVLFEATAGFARIGPSLGARYIMNFENDFNYWQFYAIWKF, from the coding sequence ATGCCTAAAATATTACTTTATTTTCTGGTTTTTACTTTTTCCTTTTTTGGTTTTTCTCAACAAACTAAAGAAACCGATAGCTTAACAAGAACCGCTACTATAAAAAATACTACTCATGGTAATGTGGTTAGTTTTACACCACAAACACCAGAATTAACCCAAATTGCTGGCGCACCCAAAGCGTTTTATACGTATCATTGGGAATTTGGCGATGGCCATTATAGCAAAGAAAAAAGCCCAAAACACACTTATAAAAACAAAGGCGAATATGAAGTAAAACTTTGGGCAACTAATAATTATGACAACGGAAAACCACCTACTACTCGTCCCAAAAAAATAACCATTAGCAATGTAACTGAAGATTTTGAGGAAGTAGCCTCAATGACCGAAGATTTTACATTAAAACGAAACAGAGAACCTGTTCCAGATCAAGAAATGGTAGTCATTTTAAGTTACAAAAACACAAAAGAGTATGTTACAAATGGTAAAATATATTTGTTTTATAACGAGCTTAAATACAAAAATGACAACTTTGAATTAATTGAAACCAGAACACATCATAACGAAAAAGACATTTCAAATAACGGTTTTGCTTATACATATAATATAGATAATGAAAACACCTATTTAGCTTCTTCTAATAATGATATTGTAGAAAGCGCTTTAACACTTCAAGATTCTACAGAAAAAATGAATTTACCTTTAACCATTCAAGAATCGCAAAGCATATACAAAGACTGGAGTTTATTAGAATTTGACAATATGCAACCTAATGAAGAGCGTAACATTTTTTTTAGTTTAAAAACTACCCCAGAAATGGTAAAAGATACCAGTGCTATAATTTCAGTTCGTGGTATTTATGTACCAGATTCTAATTATGATAATCATAAGGTTAAAGATATGGAAATGGAAATTGTAACCTCGCACGATCCCAATAAAATGTCTTCTAACGGTACGTTTATGAACTACAGACTTGTTCGCTTTAAAACTCTAAAGTATAAAATAAAGTTTCAAAATAATGGCGAAGGACCCGCAAGAACTATACGCTTGGAAACTGATATTCCTGATATGTTAGATAAATCTACTTTAGAAGTAATCGACATGTACCCTAAATGTGATATTTGTCCTAAAAAAGACGTTCTATATAGTTGCTTAGACACTACATTTACAGACAAACAAGCTATTTTCACCTTTAAAAATATTTACTTACCAGGTAGCGAACAGAAAAACGTAAAAGAGTATGATTCTACAAAAGGTTTTGTAAAGTATAAGATAAAATTTGCCAAAGATTTCCATAAAAAGAAAACTAAAAGCAGAACAGCTATTATATTTGATAAAAACGAACCTATAATAACCAACTACTCTACTACACGCTTTTTACCAGGCATTTCTGTTGGTGCTAAAGTAGGTTATAATTCGTTTGGAAACCTAAACAATTCTGAAAGCTATTTTATAGGTGCTACCATTTCTCCTTATAAATCTTATCGTTGGTATTGGCAGGTAGAACTTATGAATAATTTTCATTCTTATGATGCTAACACCAATGTTACCGATGAAATTATTGATGACCCCCAAGGGTTTAGATTTAGGCAACGCACCACCACTAACACCAGTTATGAAAATATATATTGGGATATCCCCATTCTTTTAAGATATAATGTGAATAATTATATTGGACTTGGTACTGGTTTACAAAATACTATTTCGGTTAGCGAAAAACAAAACCAAAATATTTCAATTGAAGAATTTGAAGGCACAGACCCCGATGCACCTATAATGAGCAGCACCAAAGAACAAAATTCGCTTTCAAACTCATTTACAAATTTAAGAACAGGGGTTTTATTTGAAGCCACCGCAGGTTTTGCCAGAATTGGCCCTAGCCTTGGCGCTCGTTATATTATGAATTTTGAAAATGATTTTAACTATTGGCAATTCTATGCCATTTGGAAATTCTAG
- a CDS encoding IS3 family transposase (programmed frameshift) produces the protein MKNKEHKRFKRTQRDYNLGFKLALVSEVEKGNYTYKQIQKAYGIQGRSTVLVWLRKYGTLDWSKPNFNNLPKEKETPAQRIKRLERELEDERLKNLLLNTMIDVSDKQFGTSIRKKLLSQPIQIIKQDKQVAIAHSCRLLGISRQAVYQAQKRKEARIKELSKIKSLVLVIRRDMPRLGTRKLYYLLKPEFDKHQIKIGRDALFAYLKTEHLLITPKKNYTKTTNSKHWLKKHPNLLKDIQPNRPEHVFVSDITYIKSREKTHYLSLVTDAYSRKIVGYQLSDDMSAKNVVKAFNMAIKKRDTNNEIIHHSDRGLQYCAFVYQKALRENNVIPSMTDGYDCYQNALAERINGILKQEFLIYKCNNGRELERLIKESIETYNNKRPHLSLNMKTPNFIHNKKPEKLNSQV, from the exons ATGAAAAATAAAGAACACAAGCGATTTAAGCGCACACAACGAGATTACAATTTAGGCTTTAAATTAGCCTTGGTGTCCGAAGTAGAAAAAGGCAACTACACATACAAACAGATTCAAAAAGCTTATGGTATCCAAGGCAGGAGTACCGTTTTGGTATGGTTAAGAAAATATGGTACTTTAGATTGGAGTAAACCAAACTTTAATAATTTGCCTAAAGAAAAAGAAACACCAGCCCAAAGGATAAAGCGTTTAGAACGAGAACTAGAAGATGAGCGATTAAAGAACTTATTGCTCAATACAATGATAGATGTATCAGACAAACAATTTGGTACTTCTATTAGAAAAAAGCTTTTATCCCAAC CAATCCAAATCATCAAACAAGACAAGCAAGTAGCCATTGCGCACTCATGTAGATTGTTAGGGATAAGTAGACAAGCTGTTTATCAAGCTCAAAAACGTAAAGAAGCACGTATCAAAGAACTCTCAAAGATAAAATCCTTAGTACTTGTTATTCGTAGAGATATGCCAAGACTGGGTACACGTAAACTCTACTACTTGCTAAAGCCAGAGTTTGATAAACATCAAATAAAAATAGGGAGAGATGCCTTATTTGCTTATTTAAAAACAGAACATTTATTAATAACACCAAAGAAAAACTATACCAAAACCACAAACTCAAAACATTGGCTTAAAAAGCACCCTAACCTACTAAAAGACATCCAACCTAATAGGCCAGAACATGTGTTTGTAAGTGATATTACCTACATAAAAAGCAGAGAAAAAACACATTATTTATCTTTGGTAACAGATGCTTATAGTAGAAAAATAGTTGGATATCAATTAAGTGATGATATGAGTGCAAAAAATGTAGTCAAAGCTTTTAATATGGCCATAAAGAAAAGAGATACAAATAATGAAATTATCCATCATTCTGATCGTGGACTACAGTATTGTGCTTTTGTCTATCAAAAGGCTTTAAGGGAAAACAACGTAATACCATCAATGACAGATGGTTATGATTGCTACCAAAACGCATTAGCAGAGCGCATTAATGGAATTTTAAAACAAGAGTTCTTAATTTATAAGTGCAATAATGGAAGAGAGCTTGAACGGTTAATCAAAGAATCTATAGAAACTTATAACAATAAAAGACCGCATTTGAGCCTTAACATGAAAACACCTAACTTTATACACAACAAAAAACCTGAGAAGTTAAATTCTCAGGTTTAA
- a CDS encoding RNA polymerase sigma factor → MSEKKIHEDQKYIDGLLKNNAFIIQSIYDKFAPKVVNYIKQNSGSTDEAQDVIQETLIAIYNQASQKKLQLTCPFDAYFFLLCKRKWLNELKKSSNKEVTINEEVLSKDDEAQELAFETSVFSEKQALFSEMFNKLGKACKDLLTATFKIKSMEEVAKSLGVTYAYARKKKSLCIGKLTKMVQGSPKFNQLNN, encoded by the coding sequence ATGAGCGAAAAAAAAATTCATGAAGACCAGAAATACATAGATGGATTGTTAAAAAACAACGCATTTATTATTCAATCTATTTATGACAAGTTTGCCCCTAAAGTGGTTAATTATATAAAGCAGAATAGCGGAAGTACAGATGAAGCTCAAGACGTAATTCAAGAAACACTTATAGCTATTTACAATCAAGCAAGTCAAAAAAAATTACAACTTACATGCCCTTTTGACGCATATTTTTTTCTGTTATGTAAGCGTAAATGGCTCAATGAGTTAAAAAAATCTTCAAATAAAGAGGTAACAATTAATGAGGAAGTATTATCTAAAGATGACGAGGCTCAAGAACTAGCTTTTGAAACATCAGTATTTAGTGAAAAACAGGCCCTTTTTTCAGAAATGTTTAATAAACTAGGAAAAGCTTGTAAAGATTTATTAACGGCTACTTTTAAAATAAAATCTATGGAAGAAGTAGCAAAAAGTTTAGGTGTAACCTATGCCTATGCTAGAAAGAAAAAATCTTTATGTATTGGTAAATTAACAAAAATGGTTCAAGGCTCACCTAAATTTAACCAGCTTAATAATTAA
- a CDS encoding tetratricopeptide repeat protein, giving the protein MEDKNYILFESYLSGALSKEEMANFELQLQTEPEFNQAFNTYKELSSFLANKFENEAASAAFKENVKKISDKYFNQEETKLEQKPKPKVFPFYKYAIAACVLLFIGLFTFNQFSNPNFSDYNSYETISLTVRGSQNTLLKTAENAFNTKDFAKAEEAFSQLLKQDTANKEFQLYKGIALIELDKFNEADALLEKLSKEDSAFKNDAIWYLGLSKLKQKDYEASLEILKTLPEDANNYNKAQKLIKKLD; this is encoded by the coding sequence ATGGAAGATAAAAATTACATATTATTTGAATCCTATTTATCGGGAGCGTTATCTAAAGAAGAAATGGCCAATTTTGAATTACAATTACAAACCGAACCAGAATTTAATCAAGCCTTCAACACCTATAAAGAGTTGTCTTCTTTTTTAGCAAATAAGTTTGAAAACGAAGCAGCTTCAGCAGCATTTAAAGAGAACGTAAAAAAGATTTCAGATAAGTATTTTAATCAAGAAGAAACAAAATTAGAACAAAAGCCAAAACCAAAAGTATTTCCATTTTATAAATATGCAATTGCAGCCTGTGTTCTTTTGTTTATTGGGTTATTTACATTCAATCAATTCTCAAACCCAAACTTTAGTGATTATAATAGCTATGAAACCATTAGTTTAACTGTTAGAGGTTCGCAAAACACTTTACTAAAAACTGCTGAAAATGCATTTAATACCAAAGATTTTGCTAAAGCAGAAGAGGCATTTAGCCAACTTTTAAAACAAGATACAGCAAACAAAGAATTTCAACTTTATAAAGGTATAGCTTTAATAGAATTAGATAAATTTAACGAAGCCGATGCCTTATTAGAAAAGCTTTCAAAAGAAGATTCTGCTTTTAAAAACGATGCTATTTGGTATTTAGGGTTAAGTAAACTAAAGCAAAAAGATTATGAGGCATCTTTAGAAATCTTAAAAACACTACCAGAAGACGCCAACAATTACAACAAGGCACAAAAACTAATAAAGAAACTAGATTAA
- a CDS encoding TatD family hydrolase, whose translation MIITDTHTHLYSEAFDDDRHEMIQRAIDQNITRFFIPAIDSTYTSAMLQLEKDFPNNVFLMMGLHPTHVKENFKEELKHVEEMLASRKFYAVGEIGIDLYWDKSTLQIQIEAFKHQIALAKHYKLPIVIHCREAFDEIFEVLEAVNDADLFGVFHCFTGTLEQAQQAISYNMKLGIGGVSTFKNGKIDKFLNKIDLKHIVLETDAPYLAPTPYRGKRNESLYILKVLDKLSEIYNLPAEDIASITTQNSKDIFKI comes from the coding sequence ATGATAATTACAGATACCCACACCCATTTATATAGCGAAGCTTTTGATGACGATAGGCATGAAATGATACAACGTGCTATAGATCAAAATATAACTAGGTTTTTTATTCCGGCAATAGATTCAACCTATACAAGCGCAATGCTGCAGTTGGAAAAAGATTTTCCAAACAATGTGTTTTTAATGATGGGCTTACACCCAACCCATGTAAAAGAAAATTTTAAAGAAGAGTTAAAACATGTTGAAGAGATGCTTGCAAGCCGAAAATTTTATGCTGTTGGCGAAATAGGTATAGATTTATATTGGGATAAAAGCACCTTGCAAATTCAAATAGAGGCCTTTAAACACCAAATAGCATTAGCTAAACACTACAAACTGCCCATAGTAATACATTGCAGAGAAGCTTTTGATGAAATATTTGAAGTTTTAGAAGCTGTTAATGATGCCGATTTGTTTGGTGTATTTCACTGTTTTACAGGAACATTAGAGCAAGCGCAACAAGCTATATCATATAATATGAAGTTAGGTATAGGCGGTGTTTCAACGTTTAAAAACGGTAAAATTGATAAATTTTTAAATAAAATTGATTTAAAACATATTGTTTTAGAAACTGATGCGCCATATTTAGCACCAACACCATACAGAGGAAAACGAAACGAAAGCCTATATATATTAAAGGTGCTAGATAAACTATCAGAAATATATAATTTACCAGCAGAAGACATTGCCAGTATAACCACTCAAAACTCAAAAGACATTTTTAAAATTTAA
- a CDS encoding asparaginase: protein MSNTKPNILLIYTGGTIGMVKDFKTGVLKAFNFNSLLNKIPELQLLDCNIKTVSFKEPIDSSNMNPQYWVQIAELVETNYNEFDGFVILHGSDTMSYTASALSFMLENLSKPVVFTGSQLPIGDLRTDAKENLITSIQVASLQKNGIPVIQEVCLYFEYKLYRANRTTKINAEHFQAFDSPNYRELAESGVHLKINKKYLFKPDANKALKVHKNFDNNIALIKLFPGITKSVIESIFNTPQLKAVIIETYGSGNCTTESWFINLLEENISKGIHIINITQCSGGSVLMGHYETSSNLKSIGVISGKDITTEAAVCKLMYLLGENISKENFKNVYEMPIRGEMM from the coding sequence ATGAGTAACACTAAACCTAACATATTACTTATTTACACTGGTGGAACTATAGGGATGGTTAAAGATTTTAAAACAGGTGTTTTAAAAGCATTTAACTTTAATTCACTTTTAAATAAAATTCCAGAATTACAACTCTTAGATTGTAATATTAAAACAGTGTCTTTTAAAGAACCTATAGACTCTAGTAATATGAATCCACAATATTGGGTTCAAATAGCAGAACTTGTAGAAACTAATTATAATGAATTTGACGGATTTGTAATTCTTCACGGAAGTGATACCATGAGTTATACAGCTTCGGCATTAAGTTTCATGTTAGAAAATTTATCAAAACCAGTAGTTTTTACAGGGTCGCAGTTGCCTATTGGAGATTTAAGAACCGATGCTAAAGAAAATTTAATAACATCTATACAAGTGGCATCTTTACAAAAAAATGGCATACCAGTAATTCAAGAGGTGTGTTTGTATTTTGAATATAAATTATACAGGGCTAACAGAACTACAAAAATTAATGCAGAACATTTTCAAGCATTCGATTCTCCAAATTATAGAGAGCTAGCAGAGTCTGGAGTGCATTTAAAAATTAATAAGAAATATCTATTTAAACCAGATGCTAACAAAGCGCTAAAGGTTCATAAAAACTTTGATAATAATATAGCTTTAATAAAATTGTTCCCAGGAATTACAAAAAGTGTTATAGAAAGCATATTTAATACACCACAGCTAAAAGCGGTTATAATAGAAACCTATGGGTCGGGTAATTGCACCACAGAATCATGGTTTATTAATTTGCTAGAAGAAAACATTTCTAAAGGCATTCATATTATTAATATAACACAGTGTTCTGGTGGTAGTGTTTTAATGGGGCATTATGAAACCAGTAGTAATTTAAAAAGTATAGGTGTTATTTCGGGCAAAGACATTACTACAGAAGCTGCAGTTTGTAAGTTAATGTACTTGTTAGGAGAGAATATTTCTAAAGAAAACTTTAAAAACGTATACGAAATGCCTATTAGAGGAGAAATGATGTAA
- a CDS encoding MotA/TolQ/ExbB proton channel family protein yields MKRLFSILAVTGMMVFGTANATTIATTTTATTVATTIQDDDAAPAEETLGFHQELKKRFIEGGPEFMGIVLLCLILGLAIAIERIIFLNLSTTNTKKLTQNVEDALSSGGVEAAKEVCRNTKGPIASIFYQGLDRTDEGLDAAEKAVVSYGGVQMGQLEKNVSWISLFIALAPMLGFMGTVIGMIQAFDKIEAAGDMQPSLVAGGIKVALLTTVFGLIVAIILQIFYNYIIAKIDSIVNDMEDASITLMDLLIRHKK; encoded by the coding sequence ATGAAAAGATTATTTTCTATCCTTGCCGTTACAGGAATGATGGTATTTGGAACTGCTAATGCAACTACAATTGCAACTACAACTACAGCAACAACTGTAGCAACTACAATTCAAGATGATGACGCAGCACCTGCTGAAGAAACACTTGGATTTCATCAAGAATTAAAAAAGAGATTTATTGAAGGGGGTCCTGAATTTATGGGGATTGTTTTGTTATGTTTAATTCTAGGTTTAGCAATTGCTATCGAGAGAATTATCTTTTTAAACCTTTCAACTACAAACACAAAAAAATTAACTCAAAACGTTGAAGACGCATTATCATCAGGTGGTGTTGAAGCAGCTAAAGAAGTTTGTAGAAACACAAAAGGGCCTATTGCCTCTATATTCTATCAAGGATTAGATAGAACAGATGAAGGTTTAGATGCCGCTGAAAAAGCTGTTGTATCTTATGGAGGTGTTCAAATGGGACAATTAGAGAAAAACGTTTCTTGGATTTCATTATTTATCGCTTTGGCTCCAATGTTAGGATTCATGGGTACGGTAATTGGTATGATTCAAGCATTCGACAAAATTGAAGCAGCTGGAGACATGCAACCATCATTAGTAGCTGGTGGTATTAAAGTAGCACTTCTTACAACAGTATTTGGTCTTATAGTAGCTATTATACTTCAGATTTTTTATAATTACATTATTGCTAAGATTGATAGTATAGTTAATGATATGGAGGATGCCTCTATTACATTAATGGACTTATTAATCAGACATAAAAAGTAA
- a CDS encoding biopolymer transporter ExbD, with protein sequence MAKRAAPEVNAGSMADIAFLLLIFFLVTTTIEVDSGINRKLPPMEESDEDVVIKQKNIFTVLLNGKDQLLVEDELMELKDLRQAAIEFLDNGGDGTCTYCGGKKDPKSSDNPDKAIISLKNERETTYKTYIAVQNELVAAYNVLRNRRAMSLYGTSFTEMQANYKDVNWPGNKEKLKEKIDRIKAEYPQKLSEVID encoded by the coding sequence ATGGCAAAAAGAGCAGCACCAGAAGTAAATGCGGGCTCCATGGCCGATATTGCGTTCTTACTACTAATATTTTTCTTAGTAACAACAACTATCGAGGTTGATTCTGGTATTAACCGTAAATTGCCTCCAATGGAGGAATCTGATGAGGATGTAGTAATTAAGCAAAAGAACATTTTTACTGTCTTATTAAATGGTAAAGATCAATTGCTTGTAGAGGACGAATTAATGGAGCTTAAGGATTTAAGACAAGCAGCCATTGAGTTTTTAGACAATGGTGGTGATGGAACCTGTACTTATTGTGGAGGAAAAAAAGATCCAAAATCATCTGATAATCCTGATAAAGCTATTATTTCTTTAAAGAATGAAAGAGAAACAACATACAAAACCTATATAGCGGTTCAAAATGAGCTTGTAGCAGCTTATAATGTATTGCGTAATAGAAGAGCTATGTCTCTGTATGGAACTTCTTTTACAGAAATGCAAGCCAACTATAAAGATGTTAATTGGCCTGGTAACAAAGAAAAGTTAAAAGAGAAGATAGACAGAATTAAAGCTGAATATCCTCAAAAACTTTCAGAAGTAATAGATTAA
- a CDS encoding biopolymer transporter ExbD, whose protein sequence is MSKFKKKKSGALPAISTASLPDIVFMLLFFFMVATVMRENTLMIENNLPFADQVEKLDKKDLVMYIYAGKPSENFKQYGTEARIQLNDKLANVNEIAAFIAAERASKREELVPFLTTALKVDSDANMGLIGDIKQELRKVNALKINYTTKKGSVFGRN, encoded by the coding sequence ATGTCTAAATTTAAAAAGAAAAAGAGTGGAGCTTTACCAGCTATATCAACCGCATCTTTACCAGATATTGTATTTATGTTATTGTTCTTTTTTATGGTGGCCACAGTAATGAGGGAAAACACCTTAATGATTGAAAATAACTTACCTTTTGCAGATCAAGTTGAAAAGCTTGATAAAAAGGATTTGGTAATGTACATATACGCAGGTAAACCAAGTGAAAATTTTAAGCAGTACGGTACAGAAGCAAGAATTCAATTAAATGATAAACTTGCAAATGTAAATGAAATTGCTGCTTTTATTGCAGCTGAAAGAGCTTCTAAAAGAGAAGAATTAGTTCCTTTTTTAACTACAGCTTTAAAAGTTGATAGTGATGCAAACATGGGGTTAATTGGTGATATTAAGCAAGAGTTACGTAAAGTAAATGCGCTAAAAATAAATTACACTACCAAAAAGGGAAGTGTATTTGGAAGAAATTAG
- a CDS encoding porin family protein, whose translation MRFFLVFIFLLSGFFNCVLAQEQNIKEVDSLYKEDQFYAGATYNVLGKQPSDVSQSGFSLGFHLGYIKDIPINKRRNIALGLGLGYSANSFNQNIRINKVNDVVTYTLLEDSDYTKNKFSSHLIEVPFEFRWRTSTPTEYSFWRIYTGFKVGYMIAHSVKYKGDLGNIKFTDIEDFNDFQYGLTLSVGYNTWNLYMYYGLNPIFSEGATMNDENLDMNAVKIGLMFYFL comes from the coding sequence ATGAGATTTTTTTTAGTTTTCATATTTCTTTTATCTGGTTTCTTTAATTGTGTTCTAGCTCAAGAACAAAATATAAAAGAAGTAGATTCACTATATAAGGAGGATCAATTTTATGCTGGTGCAACTTACAATGTATTGGGTAAGCAACCCTCAGATGTATCGCAAAGTGGTTTTTCTTTAGGATTTCATTTAGGGTATATTAAAGATATTCCAATTAACAAAAGAAGAAATATTGCTTTAGGATTAGGACTTGGCTATTCTGCTAATTCCTTTAATCAAAATATACGTATTAACAAGGTTAATGATGTAGTTACATATACTTTGTTGGAAGACTCTGATTATACAAAAAATAAATTTTCAAGCCATTTAATTGAGGTGCCTTTTGAGTTTAGATGGCGAACTTCAACACCAACAGAATATAGTTTTTGGCGTATTTATACAGGCTTTAAAGTAGGTTATATGATAGCACATTCTGTTAAGTATAAAGGCGATTTGGGAAATATAAAATTTACAGATATTGAAGATTTTAATGATTTTCAGTATGGTTTAACTTTAAGTGTTGGTTATAATACTTGGAATTTATACATGTACTACGGTTTAAATCCTATTTTTTCTGAAGGCGCCACTATGAATGATGAAAATCTAGACATGAATGCCGTAAAAATTGGGTTAATGTTTTACTTTTTATAA
- the rpoN gene encoding RNA polymerase factor sigma-54, with product MLKQHLQFKLSQKLSPQQIQLMKLIQLPTQAFEQRLKQELEENPALEGGKEDNDDFDSEFEINDDYNDSESINAEDINVDEYLSDDEIPDYRTHANNYSNDDEEKTMPYAAGTSFTQHLINQLNTYRLTDEERDIAEFLVGSVDESGYIRRSLSDIMDDLAFTQNVYTEESKIEEILKIVHQLDPAGVGARNLQECLSIQLHRKEKTAPVALAIDIIDNAFEQFTKKHYKKLIQKFDITENQLRDAISEIEHLNPKPGGSYSGNNRIIEHIVPDFAIKIVDGELELTLNGRNAPELHVSREYNNMLKGYKDSKDKSKSQKDAVIFIKQKLDAAKWFIEAIKQRQQTLFVTMSAIMHYQKEYFLTGDERNLKPMILKDIADKIDMDVSTVSRVANSKYVDTPYGTKLIKEFFSESMKNDQGEDVSTREIKKILETVIEEEDKKKPLTDETLAGILKEKGYPIARRTVAKYREQLDIPVARLRKKI from the coding sequence ATGCTCAAACAACATTTACAGTTTAAATTATCGCAAAAACTATCGCCGCAACAAATTCAATTAATGAAATTGATTCAGTTGCCTACACAAGCTTTTGAGCAAAGACTAAAACAAGAACTTGAAGAAAATCCTGCTCTAGAAGGAGGTAAAGAAGATAACGATGATTTCGATTCTGAATTTGAAATTAACGATGACTATAACGATAGCGAATCTATAAATGCAGAAGATATTAATGTTGATGAATATTTAAGTGATGACGAAATCCCAGATTATCGTACCCACGCCAACAATTACAGTAATGACGATGAAGAAAAAACCATGCCTTATGCAGCAGGAACATCTTTTACTCAACACCTTATAAATCAACTAAACACTTACAGATTAACTGATGAAGAACGAGATATTGCTGAATTTTTAGTTGGTAGTGTAGATGAAAGCGGATACATTCGTAGATCGTTATCAGACATAATGGATGATTTAGCGTTTACTCAAAATGTTTACACTGAAGAATCTAAAATTGAAGAAATATTAAAAATAGTCCATCAATTAGACCCTGCAGGTGTGGGGGCCAGAAACCTACAAGAATGCCTCAGTATACAATTACACCGAAAAGAAAAAACTGCACCGGTAGCATTGGCAATTGATATTATTGATAACGCTTTTGAACAGTTTACCAAAAAGCACTACAAAAAGTTAATTCAAAAATTTGATATTACTGAAAACCAATTAAGAGATGCCATTTCTGAAATTGAACATCTTAACCCAAAACCTGGTGGCTCTTATTCTGGTAACAATCGTATAATAGAACATATAGTTCCAGACTTTGCTATTAAAATTGTAGATGGTGAATTAGAACTAACACTTAATGGCAGAAATGCGCCAGAGTTACACGTGTCTAGAGAATATAATAACATGCTAAAAGGCTATAAAGACTCTAAAGACAAATCAAAATCTCAAAAAGATGCTGTAATATTTATTAAGCAAAAATTAGATGCTGCTAAATGGTTTATAGAAGCTATTAAGCAACGTCAACAAACCCTTTTTGTAACTATGAGCGCTATTATGCATTACCAAAAAGAATATTTCTTAACAGGTGATGAACGTAATTTAAAACCCATGATTCTTAAAGACATAGCAGACAAAATTGATATGGATGTATCTACAGTTTCAAGGGTTGCCAATAGTAAATATGTAGATACACCTTACGGAACTAAATTGATAAAAGAATTCTTTTCTGAATCAATGAAAAATGACCAAGGTGAAGACGTTTCAACTAGAGAAATAAAGAAAATTCTAGAAACAGTTATTGAGGAAGAAGACAAGAAAAAACCGTTAACTGATGAAACTCTTGCGGGCATTTTAAAAGAAAAAGGATATCCAATTGCCAGAAGAACAGTTGCTAAATACAGAGAGCAATTAGATATTCCTGTTGCTAGACTACGTAAAAAAATCTAA